Proteins from a genomic interval of Vanacampus margaritifer isolate UIUO_Vmar chromosome 4, RoL_Vmar_1.0, whole genome shotgun sequence:
- the LOC144050117 gene encoding switch-associated protein 70-like isoform X2 translates to MCWTLCHKKNVCTDNLLISNGDAFKIWCIFNFLSEDKYPLVILTEEVEYFLQKLTEAMASGWSEEDLSDAKIQLRRRRWLTVWEMIQLVGTGAFSKGMDQQSLSMGINEVFQELILDVLKQGYMMKKGHKRKNWTERWFVLRPTSMSYYVREDLVEMKGHITLDQNCSVESLPDKETKKCLFIIKCPGKSFEISASDKKKKLEWIQAIQSCIQLLRLGLPSPHREARLRRRQLRQRQREEEDELAERMKQLQAANDSNQMQLDAMRKKMEVVAADAATEQEKRMKSELDLHVRFRLDLEREKMVRQQMEEQVAQKSSELEQYLQRVREMEDMYRQLEEALEDERQAKQDEEAMRKLQARLLEEEAARRAELERLHLQQKRALCQTQAEKRELVAERLAKERELQAAAVHLERVEVERHGALHKYEEVSRNLERAANKTKKWKDQVAKHEGLVRLIQPGHKGPQRVTNWGPASVTDVELELRKKFWQESKSHQAQSP, encoded by the exons ATGTGCTGGACGCTGTGTCACAAGAAAAATGTCTGCACTGATAATCTACTCATCTCAAACGGCGACGCTTTTAAAATCTGGTGCATTTTCAACTTCCTGTCTGAAGACAAGTACCCGCTTGTCATTCTGACTGAGGAG gTGGAGTACTTCCTGCAAAAGCTGACCGAGGCCATGGCGAGCGGGTGGAGCGAGGAGGATCTTTCGGATGCCAAGATCCAGTTGAGGAGGCGACGCTGGCTGACTGTGTGGGAGATGATCCAACTGGTGGGAACGGGTGCCTTCAGCAAGGGCATGGACCAGCAAAGTCTTTCTATGGGCATCAACGAGGTCTTCCAGGAGCTCATACTGGACGTGCTCAAGCAG GGCTACATGATGAAAAAGGGCCATAAGAGGAAGAACTGGACCGAGCGCTGGTTTGTCCTGCGACCCACCTCAATGTCATACTACGTTCGTGAGGATCTTGTTGAGATGAAAGGTCACATCACTCTGGACCAAAACTGTAGTGTGGAG TCTCTCCCAgacaaagaaacaaagaaatgtcTGTTCATCATCAAATGCCCCGGTAAAAGCTTTGAGATCAGCGCGTCcgataaaaagaagaagctggaaTGGATTCAAG CTATTCAAAGTTGCATCCAGCTGCTGAGGTTGGGGCTGCCCTCCCCTCATCGCGAGGCCCGGCTGAGACGCCGCCAGCTCCGGCAGAGGCagcgggaggaggaggacgagctGGCCGAGAGGATGAAGCAGCTCCAGGCGGCCAATGACAGCAACCAGATGCAGCTGGACGCCATGAGGAAG AAAATGGAGGTGGTTGCAGCTGATGCGGCGACAGAACAAGAGAAGAGGATGAAGTCTGAGTTGGATCTGCACGTTCGCTTCAGGCTGGACCTGGaaagagagaaaatg GTTCGTCAGCAGATGGAGGAGCAGGTGGCCCAGAAGTCCAGCGAACTGGAGCAGTACTTGCAGCGTGTCCGCGAGATGGAGGATATGTACCGTCAGCTGGAGGAAGCCTTGGAAGACGAGAGGCAGGCCAAGCAGGACGAGGAGGCCATGCGCAAGCTGCAGGCCAG GCtgctggaggaggaggcggccagGAGGGCGGAGCTGGAGCGCCTCCACCTGCAGCAGAAGCGGGCGCTGTGCCAAACGCAGGCCGAGAAGCGGGAGCTGGTGGCCGAGCGGCTGGCCAAGGAGCGAGAGCTGCAGGCCGCCGCGGTGCACCTGGAGAGGGTGGAGGTGGAACGACACGGGGCTCTGCACAAGTATGAG GAGGTGTCGAGGAATCTGGAGCGAGCCGCTAACAAGACCAAGAAATGGAAAGACCAAGTGGCCAAACATGAAGGTCTGGTGCGCCTCATCCAGCCAG GCCACAAGGGTCCCCAGAGGGTGACCAACTGGGGGCCGGCTTCGGTGACCGACGTGGAGCTGGAGCTGAGGAAGAAGTTCTGGCAGGAGAGCAAAAGCCACCAGGCACAAAGTCCATGA